The proteins below come from a single Geobacillus thermoleovorans genomic window:
- a CDS encoding glutaredoxin family protein, protein MHIRLYTKTNCPLCDKAKAVLTELRADYSFTLEEIDIYKDDELLEKYQLMIPVVELDGEEIGWGAIEKEAVRKRLRRAQNS, encoded by the coding sequence ACGAAAACCAATTGCCCGCTCTGCGACAAAGCGAAAGCCGTTTTGACGGAGCTGCGGGCGGACTATTCGTTTACGCTGGAAGAAATTGATATTTACAAAGATGATGAACTGCTGGAAAAATATCAGCTGATGATCCCGGTTGTGGAATTGGATGGCGAAGAAATCGGCTGGGGAGCGATTGAAAAAGAAGCGGTGAGAAAACGGTTGCGGCGGGCGCAAAACAGTTGA